One Opitutaceae bacterium DNA window includes the following coding sequences:
- a CDS encoding phytanoyl-CoA dioxygenase family protein, giving the protein MLRLRCPLVSSGSQRVGWRTTVLPLAAGTSDATPTGRHLQFQSGTMSSITQLKRIRSAYERDGYVVVRNVVSRELMQEAEQHVHATIARHPGLSFAKLHQIPLYLEDPFYLRLVRQEPLLDIAAESLGPNLALFATGYIIKSPGSSMEVLWHQDGSYWPLDPMEVCTLWVAITESKVFNGCMRVIPGTQHMDLQALRERRDRESLLGTSMDESLVDESKAVDLELEPGDVSMHHPNIIHGSNANKSPTHWRLNLVIRIIAASTKVTDPNWPGVFHLRGEPREDVNRYLPEPV; this is encoded by the coding sequence ATGCTTCGGCTCCGCTGCCCGCTGGTTTCGTCCGGCAGCCAACGGGTCGGTTGGCGCACCACTGTCCTCCCCCTGGCGGCCGGCACCTCTGACGCCACCCCGACAGGCAGGCACCTCCAATTCCAATCCGGCACCATGAGCTCGATCACCCAACTCAAGCGAATCCGATCCGCCTACGAGCGGGACGGCTATGTCGTCGTCCGCAATGTTGTCAGTCGCGAGTTGATGCAGGAGGCGGAGCAGCACGTCCACGCGACCATCGCTCGGCATCCCGGTTTGTCTTTTGCGAAACTCCATCAGATTCCTCTCTACCTTGAGGATCCGTTCTACCTGCGCCTCGTTCGGCAGGAGCCGTTGCTCGACATCGCCGCGGAATCGCTCGGGCCGAACCTGGCCCTGTTTGCGACCGGATACATCATCAAGTCACCGGGCAGCAGCATGGAGGTGTTGTGGCATCAGGACGGCAGCTACTGGCCGCTTGACCCGATGGAGGTCTGCACGCTTTGGGTGGCGATCACCGAATCCAAGGTCTTCAACGGCTGCATGCGGGTCATTCCCGGAACGCAGCACATGGATCTGCAGGCACTGAGGGAGCGCAGGGACAGGGAGAGCCTGCTCGGAACGAGCATGGATGAATCGCTGGTAGACGAGTCGAAGGCGGTGGACCTTGAACTCGAACCCGGCGATGTATCCATGCATCACCCCAACATCATCCACGGCTCGAACGCCAATAAGTCCCCGACCCACTGGCGGCTTAATCTTGTCATCCGCATCATCGCGGCTTCGACGAAGGTCACCGATCCGAACTGGCCCGGAGTCTTCCACCTCCGCGGCGAGCCACGCGAGGATGTCAACCGCTACCTGCCTGAGCCGGTTTAG
- a CDS encoding saccharopine dehydrogenase C-terminal domain-containing protein has translation MITFNKRILFVGFGGVAECTLPILFEHIKVPAKNVTVMDFADRAGKLKKWTARGVRFVNDRVTQENLGSLLGKYLGAGDLLIDLAWNIDALEILSWCREHGVMYINTSTELWDPYAGGPNTHPTTKTLYWRHMNLRRMTAGWKTKGATAVIEHGANPGLISHFTKQGLIDIGESLIADKKLKPRAAENVAELIRTQQFNHLSRAIGVKVIHCSERDTQITNRPKQVDEFVNTWSIEGFREEGTTTAEMGWGTHEKTLPKNAFEHKNGPKNQICLAQMGINTWVRTWVPDYNILGMVVRHGEAFTISDKLTVWEGRKAVYRPTMHYAYCPCDEAIASLNEMRGYNYRLNENQRIMNDEIISGSDILGALIMGHGYNSWWVGSDLSIEESRRLVPHQNATTMQVAISVVGACMWMMENPTEGVCVPDELPHEYILQIAKPYLGRWISKASDWTPLKDRDRTFQKYNKPDLDLRDPWQFKNFLVTDAG, from the coding sequence ATGATCACTTTTAATAAACGTATTCTTTTTGTCGGCTTTGGCGGCGTGGCTGAGTGCACCCTGCCCATTCTGTTCGAACACATCAAAGTCCCGGCGAAGAACGTCACCGTGATGGATTTCGCGGACCGGGCCGGGAAACTGAAAAAGTGGACCGCCCGGGGTGTCCGATTTGTGAATGACCGCGTCACCCAGGAGAACCTCGGCTCATTGCTCGGAAAGTATCTGGGGGCGGGAGATCTGCTGATCGACCTGGCCTGGAACATCGACGCACTGGAGATCCTCAGCTGGTGCCGGGAGCACGGGGTAATGTACATCAACACCTCGACCGAGCTCTGGGACCCTTACGCCGGCGGTCCCAACACCCACCCGACGACCAAGACCCTTTACTGGCGGCACATGAACCTTCGCCGCATGACGGCGGGCTGGAAGACCAAGGGCGCGACCGCCGTGATCGAACACGGGGCGAATCCGGGGCTGATTTCCCATTTCACCAAGCAGGGTCTGATCGATATCGGTGAGAGCCTGATCGCCGACAAGAAACTCAAGCCCCGCGCGGCGGAGAATGTCGCCGAACTCATCCGCACCCAGCAATTCAACCATCTATCGCGTGCCATCGGCGTGAAGGTGATTCACTGCTCCGAGCGCGACACGCAGATCACCAACCGGCCCAAGCAAGTCGACGAATTCGTCAACACCTGGAGCATCGAAGGTTTCCGCGAAGAAGGCACCACCACCGCCGAAATGGGCTGGGGCACGCACGAAAAGACGCTCCCGAAGAATGCCTTCGAGCACAAGAACGGCCCGAAGAACCAGATCTGTCTTGCACAGATGGGCATCAATACCTGGGTGCGCACCTGGGTGCCGGACTACAACATTCTCGGCATGGTTGTTCGTCACGGGGAAGCGTTCACCATCTCCGACAAGCTCACGGTGTGGGAGGGCAGGAAGGCGGTTTACCGCCCGACGATGCACTACGCCTATTGTCCCTGTGATGAAGCCATCGCTTCGCTCAACGAGATGCGCGGCTACAACTACCGACTGAACGAGAACCAGCGGATCATGAACGACGAGATCATCAGCGGCTCCGACATTCTCGGAGCGCTCATCATGGGTCACGGATACAACTCGTGGTGGGTGGGTTCCGATCTTTCGATCGAGGAGTCGCGCCGGCTGGTGCCGCACCAGAATGCCACGACCATGCAGGTCGCCATCTCGGTTGTCGGCGCGTGCATGTGGATGATGGAGAACCCGACCGAGGGAGTCTGCGTGCCTGATGAACTGCCCCACGAGTACATTCTGCAGATCGCCAAGCCCTATCTGGGCCGCTGGATCTCCAAGGCGTCCGACTGGACTCCTCTCAAAGACCGTGACCGGACATTCCAGAAGTACAACAAGCCCGACCTCGACCTGCGTGATCCGTGGCAGTTCAAGAATTTCCTCGTCACCGACGCAGGCTGA
- a CDS encoding alcohol dehydrogenase catalytic domain-containing protein — protein MRAAVVEEFKKPLKIWKDWKDPEVGPDDVLVKVRANGICRSDWHLWQGDWAWLGFSPPLPVVLGHESAGEVEEVGANVRNFRKGDRVVFPFGQACGSCPQCAQGDQHVCENLSLSMFRGAGGFGEYSIVSHGDVNLVPLPESLSFVEGAALGCRFMTAFRGVAVQARIRAGDWVAVFGCGGVGLAAVDIASALGANVIAVSRGREKLDKALELGAVHTITAGENTVQEIQEYTKGGVHAAIECLGTAATWMPSILSLRTGGRLVRLGMTGEDEKGILPVPADLIALKELTIVGSMGMQARCYPAMLRMVESGQIKPASLVTTKVSLDQVSGVLEAMSNFNTLGYTVLTMD, from the coding sequence ATGCGCGCAGCCGTCGTTGAAGAATTCAAAAAGCCACTGAAAATCTGGAAGGATTGGAAGGACCCGGAGGTTGGTCCCGACGACGTTCTGGTCAAGGTCCGGGCCAACGGGATCTGCCGTTCCGACTGGCACCTGTGGCAAGGGGACTGGGCGTGGCTCGGATTCTCCCCGCCACTGCCGGTTGTCCTCGGCCACGAATCGGCCGGTGAGGTCGAGGAGGTTGGAGCAAACGTCCGGAACTTCCGCAAGGGCGACCGGGTTGTCTTCCCCTTCGGGCAGGCCTGCGGGAGTTGCCCCCAGTGTGCCCAGGGTGACCAGCACGTTTGCGAAAACCTGAGCCTGTCGATGTTCCGCGGGGCGGGCGGATTCGGGGAGTACTCGATTGTGTCCCACGGGGACGTGAACCTGGTCCCGCTGCCCGAATCGCTGTCGTTTGTCGAAGGCGCGGCGCTTGGCTGCCGCTTCATGACGGCTTTCCGTGGAGTCGCCGTTCAGGCCAGAATACGCGCAGGCGATTGGGTCGCGGTGTTTGGATGTGGCGGCGTCGGGCTCGCTGCCGTTGATATTGCCAGCGCTCTCGGGGCGAACGTGATCGCCGTCTCACGTGGTCGGGAGAAACTCGACAAGGCCCTTGAACTGGGCGCGGTTCACACCATTACCGCCGGCGAGAACACGGTCCAGGAAATCCAGGAATACACCAAGGGCGGGGTCCACGCCGCCATCGAGTGCCTCGGCACCGCTGCCACCTGGATGCCGTCCATTCTCTCGCTGCGCACCGGCGGTCGTCTCGTCCGGCTTGGCATGACCGGGGAGGACGAGAAGGGAATACTGCCGGTTCCGGCGGACCTGATAGCCCTGAAGGAACTGACCATCGTCGGTTCCATGGGGATGCAGGCCCGTTGCTACCCGGCGATGCTGCGCATGGTCGAATCCGGCCAGATCAAACCGGCCTCGCTTGTCACCACCAAAGTCTCGCTCGACCAGGTCAGCGGTGTTCTCGAGGCGATGTCCAACTTCAACACCCTGGGCTACACGGTGTTGACGATGGACTGA
- a CDS encoding helix-turn-helix transcriptional regulator, translated as MKNSLKELRTKEGWSQAALGEKLGVSRQTIIALENGKYDPSLKLAFSLARVFKRRIEDIFTHVSGEAG; from the coding sequence GTGAAGAACTCCCTTAAGGAACTTCGAACCAAGGAGGGTTGGTCGCAGGCTGCCTTGGGCGAGAAGCTGGGTGTCTCAAGGCAGACCATCATCGCGCTGGAAAACGGGAAGTACGACCCCAGCCTGAAGCTGGCCTTTTCCCTGGCGCGTGTCTTCAAGCGCCGGATCGAGGACATCTTCACCCATGTTTCCGGCGAGGCAGGTTGA
- the fdhF gene encoding formate dehydrogenase subunit alpha produces MPESAYLNGRPFEIREGETILNFARRALGPDVIPTLCDAPNLEPFGSCRVCSVDVALEKGGKTKAVASCHTPVRPGQYITTDSGNIQRLRRNIIELVLTDHPLDCLTCEVNGNCELQTVAARVGITEVRYPKGEDHLDRPKDLSHPYMRSDLSKCINCYRCVRACDEVQGEFVLSMAGRGFDNRIIKGLDQSFEDSPCVSCGACSQACPTAAISDVFSSKSIVATSKTRTICNYCGVGCNLEVSTSNGAITSIRAPYDAEVNAGHTCLKGRYAFKFYNHPDRLRSPLIKRNGSFEEATWDEAYDLIEKRFRSYIGEFGKDSVAGISSARCTNEENYLMQKFFRAAVGTNNIDGCARVCHSPTALGMKRAFGTGAATNSIADLEYANCILVIGANPTAAHPVTGAKFKQFQMKGNPSIVIDPRRTEMARYATHHLQLRPGTNVAVLNMMMHYIIAEDLVDKSFIEKRTEGYEEFRDQLLALDLDEMERVSGVDREQVRAAAITYATAGNAMSFHGLGVTEHSQGTFTVIQISDLALMTGNVGRPGVGVNPLRGQNNVQGAADMGVQPHLGAGYLDVTDPEIIGRYEDFYGVPVSPSIGYKIPEMFDAARDGMLKALWIIGEDVVQTDPNSQKVKRSLEALDFLVVQELFMTETAKLADVILPGASFFEKSGTFTNGERRVQRVNQVVEPLEGTRPDGQIVVDLMNRMGYSQPDYDAAGVLEEISRIVPFFAGIKWEELGINGKQWPVTPDGKDTKILHTETFKRGKGLFQFNAFRESSEIRENKAQFPLILTTNRNLEHYNCGAQTRRTDNVDLITEDVLLVHPLDAAEAGIEDGEMVCVASERGKVDVKARITDEVKQGVVSTTFHFPEIMVNNLTSDVHDSEAMCPEYKVVSVRIRRTRHGLLR; encoded by the coding sequence ATGCCTGAATCCGCCTATCTGAACGGCCGGCCCTTTGAGATCCGGGAGGGGGAGACCATCCTGAACTTCGCGCGGCGTGCGCTCGGGCCGGATGTCATTCCCACCCTGTGCGACGCACCCAATCTCGAACCGTTCGGGTCCTGTCGGGTCTGCAGCGTGGACGTCGCCCTGGAAAAGGGCGGAAAAACCAAGGCGGTCGCCTCCTGTCACACACCCGTTCGTCCAGGGCAATACATCACCACCGACTCCGGGAATATTCAGCGCCTGCGCCGCAATATCATCGAACTGGTGCTGACTGATCATCCCCTCGACTGCCTGACCTGCGAGGTGAACGGGAACTGCGAATTGCAGACAGTGGCCGCCCGCGTGGGAATCACCGAGGTCCGCTACCCGAAGGGCGAGGATCACCTCGACCGCCCGAAGGACCTGAGTCATCCCTATATGCGGTCCGACCTGAGCAAGTGCATCAACTGCTACCGATGCGTGCGGGCCTGCGATGAGGTGCAGGGCGAGTTCGTCCTGAGCATGGCCGGACGCGGATTCGACAACCGGATCATCAAGGGTCTCGACCAGAGCTTCGAGGACAGCCCCTGCGTGAGTTGCGGGGCGTGCTCACAGGCCTGTCCGACGGCCGCGATTTCGGATGTGTTCAGCTCGAAGTCGATCGTGGCGACGTCCAAGACACGGACGATCTGCAATTACTGCGGAGTCGGCTGCAATCTGGAGGTGTCCACTTCCAACGGAGCGATCACCAGCATCCGGGCGCCCTATGATGCCGAGGTGAATGCCGGTCATACCTGCCTGAAGGGCCGCTATGCGTTCAAATTCTACAACCACCCCGATCGCCTGCGCTCACCCCTGATCAAGCGCAACGGATCCTTCGAGGAGGCGACCTGGGATGAGGCCTACGACCTGATCGAGAAGAGATTCCGCAGTTACATCGGGGAATTCGGAAAGGACTCGGTGGCCGGCATTTCCTCGGCGCGCTGCACCAATGAGGAGAATTACCTCATGCAGAAGTTCTTCCGGGCCGCGGTGGGCACCAACAATATCGATGGATGCGCCCGGGTCTGCCACTCACCGACTGCGCTCGGCATGAAGCGCGCCTTCGGCACCGGAGCCGCCACCAATTCGATCGCCGACCTGGAATACGCCAACTGCATCCTGGTCATCGGGGCGAATCCCACGGCGGCCCATCCGGTCACCGGAGCGAAGTTCAAGCAGTTCCAGATGAAGGGGAATCCATCGATCGTCATCGATCCTCGGCGCACGGAAATGGCCCGCTACGCCACCCATCACCTCCAGCTGAGACCCGGCACCAATGTCGCCGTCCTGAACATGATGATGCACTATATCATCGCGGAGGATCTCGTGGACAAGTCCTTCATCGAGAAGCGGACCGAGGGTTACGAGGAGTTTCGCGACCAGTTGCTCGCCCTCGATCTCGATGAGATGGAACGGGTTTCCGGGGTCGATCGCGAGCAGGTCAGGGCGGCGGCCATCACTTATGCGACAGCCGGGAATGCGATGAGCTTCCACGGGCTCGGTGTGACCGAGCATTCCCAGGGCACCTTCACCGTGATCCAGATTTCCGACCTTGCCCTGATGACCGGCAACGTCGGGAGGCCCGGGGTCGGCGTGAATCCGCTGCGGGGACAGAACAACGTCCAGGGCGCCGCCGACATGGGGGTCCAGCCGCATCTGGGCGCCGGATATCTCGATGTGACCGATCCCGAGATCATCGGCCGATACGAGGACTTCTACGGGGTCCCCGTGTCTCCGTCGATCGGCTACAAGATCCCCGAGATGTTCGACGCGGCCCGGGACGGCATGCTGAAGGCCCTCTGGATCATCGGTGAGGATGTGGTCCAGACCGATCCGAATTCCCAGAAGGTGAAACGCTCCCTTGAAGCGCTCGATTTTCTGGTTGTGCAGGAACTCTTCATGACCGAAACGGCGAAGTTGGCCGATGTCATTCTGCCCGGAGCATCCTTCTTCGAAAAGAGCGGGACCTTCACCAACGGGGAACGGCGGGTCCAGCGGGTCAACCAGGTGGTCGAGCCGCTCGAGGGCACGCGGCCGGACGGCCAGATCGTCGTGGATCTGATGAACCGGATGGGGTATTCGCAGCCTGACTACGATGCGGCCGGCGTCCTGGAGGAGATCTCACGGATCGTCCCGTTCTTCGCGGGAATCAAGTGGGAGGAACTCGGCATCAACGGCAAGCAGTGGCCGGTGACGCCCGACGGGAAGGATACCAAGATTCTTCACACCGAGACGTTCAAGCGGGGCAAGGGGTTGTTTCAGTTCAACGCCTTCCGCGAGAGCAGTGAGATCAGGGAGAACAAGGCGCAATTCCCCCTCATTCTGACCACCAACCGGAACCTCGAGCACTACAATTGCGGTGCCCAGACCCGGCGGACCGACAACGTGGACCTCATCACCGAGGATGTGCTGCTGGTGCATCCCCTGGATGCCGCCGAGGCCGGAATCGAGGACGGGGAAATGGTCTGCGTCGCCTCGGAACGCGGCAAGGTCGATGTCAAGGCCCGGATCACCGACGAGGTCAAGCAGGGCGTGGTGAGCACGACGTTTCACTTTCCGGAAATCATGGTGAACAACCTCACTTCCGACGTGCATGACTCGGAAGCCATGTGCCCGGAATACAAGGTAGTCAGCGTGCGGATACGCAGGACCCGCCACGGCCTCCTGCGGTGA
- a CDS encoding type III PLP-dependent enzyme encodes MITKSRLQALAREHGTPLFIIDHAALRKAYRSFRRHLPRVQVYYAVKANPDAEIVRTLFEEGASFDVASMPEFMIVYQNIRRMPARERQQWIWDKTIYANPTKPVETLEQLNKYKPLVTFDNQEEIHKIARHAPNAGLALRLKVPNTGAMVELSSKFGAAPGEAVDLILEADRVGLTVEGISFHVGSQTTNFDNYVQALALSANIFQEARDRGYTKLNLLDIGGGFPAPYDASVRPFPELAKIINTELDRLFPKDIQIIAEPGRFLAAVCGTSIASVIGKAVRDGKTSYYINDGVYHTYSGVIFDHCKYPVHAFKKGPTSICSVFGPTCDALDVVSMSENLPDLERDDLVYSVNIGAYSHASATYFNGFPPAKVVHENR; translated from the coding sequence ATGATTACCAAATCCCGCCTTCAGGCCCTGGCCAGGGAGCACGGCACCCCCCTGTTCATCATTGACCACGCGGCTCTGCGCAAAGCCTACCGCAGTTTCCGCCGTCATCTTCCACGGGTCCAGGTCTACTATGCGGTCAAGGCCAACCCCGATGCCGAGATCGTGCGGACGCTCTTTGAGGAAGGCGCGAGTTTCGACGTAGCCTCGATGCCGGAGTTCATGATCGTCTACCAGAACATCAGGCGCATGCCGGCCAGGGAGCGCCAGCAGTGGATCTGGGACAAAACCATCTACGCCAACCCGACGAAACCGGTCGAGACACTGGAGCAGCTCAACAAATACAAGCCGCTCGTCACGTTCGACAACCAGGAGGAGATTCACAAGATCGCCCGGCATGCGCCCAACGCCGGCCTGGCCCTCCGCTTGAAAGTGCCGAATACCGGCGCGATGGTGGAGCTGTCATCGAAGTTTGGTGCGGCCCCCGGCGAAGCCGTGGATCTCATTCTCGAAGCCGACCGGGTCGGGCTCACCGTCGAGGGCATCAGCTTCCACGTCGGAAGTCAGACCACGAACTTCGACAATTACGTCCAGGCACTCGCGTTGTCGGCCAACATCTTCCAGGAAGCCCGCGACCGGGGCTACACCAAGTTGAACCTGCTCGACATCGGCGGCGGTTTTCCCGCGCCCTATGATGCCTCGGTCCGACCCTTTCCGGAACTCGCCAAGATCATCAACACCGAGTTGGACCGCCTGTTCCCGAAGGACATTCAGATCATCGCGGAACCCGGGCGATTTTTGGCAGCCGTCTGCGGGACCTCCATCGCTTCCGTCATCGGCAAAGCAGTGCGCGACGGCAAGACCAGCTACTACATCAACGACGGGGTTTATCACACCTATTCCGGAGTGATCTTCGATCACTGCAAGTATCCCGTCCACGCCTTCAAGAAGGGCCCGACGAGCATTTGCTCGGTCTTCGGCCCCACCTGCGATGCACTCGACGTGGTTTCAATGTCCGAAAACCTGCCGGACCTTGAGCGCGACGACCTCGTCTACAGCGTGAACATCGGCGCCTACAGCCACGCCTCGGCAACCTACTTCAACGGCTTCCCTCCGGCAAAGGTCGTCCACGAAAACCGGTAA
- a CDS encoding SGNH/GDSL hydrolase family protein translates to MPPPSPLLSDLDERMAPLTGSTTPLYWHEPVAGPFRLSGFAWYRHDHVYRRLPLDNREALPAAVDHLADHTAGGQIAFQSDSRQIAIRVDLKSPADMNHMPATGQCGFDLYIGPSYARRFHGTTVYDRLQTRYEALLFEHTEARMREFVLNYPLYQGVKRVQIGLIPKASIRPPKSWSRAGRVVFYGTSVTQGGCASRPGMAYTNILSRSLNVEVVNLGFSGSGKGEPEVIRAIATVPDPLLFVLDYEANTQGDLATTLPEAIRILRGAHKDVPILVISRIAFAKDATHEENLRARIANRDLQSEVVTAQHEAGDNRIHFLDGSVLLGPETDEGTVDGTHPSDLGFMRMARNLEPVIRDLLGPTGQ, encoded by the coding sequence ATGCCGCCCCCATCCCCTCTTCTTTCCGACCTTGATGAGCGCATGGCGCCATTGACCGGAAGCACGACGCCCCTGTACTGGCACGAGCCCGTCGCCGGTCCCTTCCGGCTTTCGGGTTTTGCGTGGTATCGACACGATCACGTCTACCGCCGTCTGCCCCTGGACAATCGTGAGGCACTGCCGGCGGCGGTCGACCACCTCGCCGATCACACCGCGGGGGGGCAGATTGCCTTTCAGTCCGATTCCCGACAGATTGCCATACGAGTGGACCTGAAGAGCCCGGCCGACATGAATCACATGCCGGCGACCGGCCAGTGCGGCTTCGACCTCTACATCGGACCGTCCTATGCCCGGCGTTTCCATGGCACCACCGTCTACGATCGCCTGCAGACCCGCTACGAAGCGCTGCTCTTTGAGCACACCGAGGCGAGGATGCGGGAATTCGTCCTCAATTATCCACTCTACCAAGGGGTCAAGAGGGTGCAGATCGGCCTGATCCCGAAGGCTTCGATCCGACCTCCGAAGTCCTGGTCCAGGGCCGGGCGGGTCGTATTCTACGGCACCTCGGTGACCCAGGGTGGGTGTGCCTCCCGGCCCGGCATGGCCTACACCAATATTCTCAGCCGTTCCCTGAACGTCGAGGTGGTGAATCTCGGCTTTTCCGGGAGTGGGAAAGGCGAGCCGGAGGTCATCAGGGCGATTGCCACAGTTCCGGATCCGTTGCTGTTCGTGTTGGATTACGAAGCGAACACCCAGGGGGACCTTGCCACGACGCTCCCTGAGGCGATCCGCATTCTTCGCGGCGCACACAAGGATGTTCCCATTCTGGTCATCTCGCGAATCGCATTCGCGAAGGACGCCACCCACGAAGAGAATCTCAGGGCGCGAATCGCCAATCGGGACTTGCAGTCCGAAGTGGTGACGGCGCAGCATGAAGCAGGCGACAACCGGATCCACTTCCTCGACGGGTCCGTCCTGCTGGGCCCGGAAACGGATGAAGGCACGGTCGATGGCACCCACCCCAGCGATCTCGGATTCATGCGCATGGCCCGGAACCTGGAACCGGTCATCCGCGACCTGCTGGGACCGACCGGACAGTGA
- a CDS encoding SMP-30/gluconolactonase/LRE family protein, translating to MNLLNPGLIVAALAVMPSSAIHSPKGFPSPRPHTGHLESLSPVFDALVDPDAKIETLADGFDWSEGPVWIADGGYLLFSDIPPNNIWKWSEVDGLSLYLHPSGYTGTTGRGGEVGSNGLTLDARGRLVLCQHGDRRIARMTHPVSHPQPEYETLAATWQGRRFNSPNDLVYHPTGDLYFTDPAYGLEGRMEDPAKEIGFQGVYRLSTDGVVTLLTDEMTRPNGLAFSPDARTLYISNSDGGDLAVWRAYDVQPDGTLANGRTFASAAALKRPGRTGSPDGLKVDVSGNLFATGPGGVLVFSPQGVHLGTIVTGQPTSNCAWGDDGHTLYMTADMLLLRIRLKTRGPGFR from the coding sequence ATGAACTTGTTGAACCCGGGCCTGATAGTCGCTGCACTTGCCGTCATGCCATCTTCAGCCATCCACTCCCCCAAGGGATTCCCCTCCCCACGCCCCCATACCGGGCATCTCGAGAGCCTGAGTCCGGTCTTCGACGCCCTGGTTGATCCGGACGCGAAGATCGAGACATTGGCGGACGGCTTCGACTGGTCGGAAGGTCCGGTCTGGATAGCGGACGGGGGTTATCTCCTCTTTTCCGACATCCCTCCCAACAACATCTGGAAGTGGAGCGAAGTGGACGGACTGTCGCTTTATCTTCATCCTTCGGGATACACCGGAACAACCGGGCGCGGAGGCGAAGTGGGATCCAACGGTCTCACCCTGGATGCCCGGGGACGCCTCGTCCTCTGTCAGCATGGCGATCGGCGGATCGCGCGGATGACCCATCCGGTGTCGCATCCGCAACCCGAATACGAGACCCTGGCCGCGACCTGGCAGGGCAGGCGCTTCAACAGCCCGAACGACCTTGTTTACCACCCGACCGGCGATCTCTACTTCACCGACCCGGCCTACGGCCTGGAGGGACGGATGGAAGACCCCGCCAAGGAGATCGGTTTCCAGGGTGTCTATCGTCTTTCGACCGACGGCGTCGTCACGCTGCTGACCGACGAAATGACCCGTCCGAACGGCCTGGCCTTTTCACCGGATGCCCGGACCCTCTACATTTCCAATTCCGACGGCGGGGACCTCGCAGTCTGGAGGGCCTATGACGTGCAACCGGACGGAACCCTCGCCAACGGCAGGACCTTTGCCTCGGCGGCGGCCCTGAAGCGACCCGGCCGGACTGGTTCTCCGGATGGCTTGAAGGTTGATGTGAGCGGGAACCTTTTCGCTACCGGACCGGGCGGCGTCCTGGTTTTCTCACCCCAGGGTGTGCACCTCGGAACCATCGTGACCGGGCAGCCGACATCGAACTGCGCATGGGGGGATGATGGCCATACCCTCTACATGACTGCAGACATGCTCCTGCTGCGGATCCGGTTGAAGACCAGGGGCCCCGGATTCCGGTAA